From Novosphingobium resinovorum, the proteins below share one genomic window:
- a CDS encoding thymidylate synthase → MSVHPENQYLDLLRDCLENGEKREGRNGVTYGLFGRQIRFDLSQGFPLLTTKRVHWKAIVVELLWFLRGDTNVKFLHDHGVTIWDEWADEDGNLGPVYGKQWRSWIGIKMDTWDAVCIDQIANVIDGLKRDPYGRRHIVTAWNPAEIDDMALPPCHCLFQFFVANGKLSCQLYQRSADVFLGVPFNIASYALLTHLIAREVGLKVGEFVHTFGDVHLYGNHVDQAREQLSREPRAFPTLNIARCLNEKGWWGPVPGDLSPIDITLDDYNPHPSIKAEVSA, encoded by the coding sequence ATGAGCGTTCATCCCGAAAACCAGTATCTCGACCTGCTGCGCGATTGCCTCGAAAACGGCGAGAAGCGTGAAGGTCGTAACGGCGTCACCTATGGGCTGTTTGGCCGACAGATCCGCTTCGATTTGTCGCAGGGTTTCCCGCTGCTGACGACCAAGCGAGTCCACTGGAAGGCGATCGTCGTCGAGTTGCTGTGGTTCCTGCGCGGCGACACGAACGTCAAGTTCCTCCACGACCACGGCGTTACCATCTGGGATGAGTGGGCGGATGAGGACGGCAACCTCGGCCCGGTCTATGGGAAGCAGTGGCGGTCGTGGATCGGCATCAAGATGGATACCTGGGACGCGGTGTGCATCGACCAGATCGCCAACGTCATCGACGGCCTGAAGCGCGATCCCTACGGACGCCGCCACATCGTCACCGCTTGGAACCCGGCTGAGATAGACGACATGGCACTGCCGCCGTGCCACTGCCTGTTCCAGTTCTTCGTCGCGAACGGGAAACTGTCCTGCCAGCTTTATCAGCGGTCTGCAGACGTGTTCCTCGGCGTGCCGTTCAACATCGCCTCCTACGCGCTGCTGACGCACCTCATTGCGCGGGAAGTCGGACTAAAGGTCGGCGAGTTCGTCCACACCTTCGGCGATGTTCATCTCTACGGCAACCACGTCGACCAGGCGCGAGAGCAACTGAGCCGCGAGCCTCGGGCGTTTCCGACGCTTAATATCGCGCGCTGTCTGAACGAAAAGGGGTGGTGGGGACCGGTCCCCGGTGACCTATCCCCGATCGACATCACCCTCGACGACTACAACCCGCACCCGTCGATCAAGGCCGAGGTGTCGGCATGA
- a CDS encoding 3'-5' exonuclease — translation MTHIMFDLETWGVTPGSDIRSIGAVVFDPLAGTLGAEFYVNVSGGARHGLIREPETVKFWDDQPEDTVALLLESQVPMAIGLAQFAGWLEDHAGTDLGLWSHGPHFDEAILAAVYRAAGQTVPWGHRAPRDTRTIYEAAGWPSIPFQGVQHYALDDARHQARVVNESYRRLLAPRELLAESGELFRFYEASHRAKPATDDTISKAERNAEIAGRIEGLLAA, via the coding sequence ATGACCCATATCATGTTCGACCTCGAGACCTGGGGTGTCACGCCCGGGTCCGATATTCGCAGCATCGGCGCGGTCGTGTTCGACCCGCTCGCCGGGACGCTCGGTGCCGAGTTCTACGTCAATGTGAGCGGCGGCGCGCGTCACGGTCTAATCCGCGAACCGGAAACCGTGAAGTTCTGGGACGACCAGCCAGAGGACACCGTCGCCCTTCTGCTTGAGAGCCAGGTGCCGATGGCAATAGGACTCGCCCAGTTCGCCGGGTGGCTGGAAGACCACGCAGGAACCGACCTCGGCCTCTGGTCGCACGGGCCCCATTTCGACGAGGCGATCCTGGCCGCCGTCTACCGCGCCGCCGGACAGACCGTTCCGTGGGGTCACCGAGCGCCGCGCGACACCCGGACCATCTACGAGGCGGCCGGGTGGCCCAGCATCCCGTTCCAAGGCGTGCAGCACTATGCGCTCGACGATGCCCGCCATCAGGCTCGTGTAGTCAACGAGTCCTACCGGCGGCTGCTCGCGCCGCGTGAACTGCTGGCGGAATCCGGCGAGCTGTTCCGCTTCTACGAAGCCAGTCACCGGGCCAAACCGGCCACTGACGACACCATCTCCAAGGCCGAGCGCAACGCAGAGATCGCCGGCCGCATCGAAGGACTCCTTGCAGCATGA
- a CDS encoding RNA polymerase sigma factor, which translates to MTFDHAYRSYRARLAHYIRRRCAQTPLEAEDVLQETFLQAWRAWSNRTTDNVLAWLTGVARRVFAHLLREANRVKRGAGSDHVSWAEEDDQRAAPAPQEAAVLLDQLRQRAVTLGPAQRAAVLGVMNDLTVSEIAERGAVSIQSVSAALKLARLRLTHFA; encoded by the coding sequence GTGACTTTCGACCATGCCTACCGCAGCTACAGGGCACGTCTTGCCCACTACATCCGCCGCCGATGTGCGCAGACGCCCTTGGAGGCAGAGGATGTGCTGCAGGAGACGTTCTTGCAGGCGTGGCGCGCATGGTCGAACCGCACGACCGACAACGTCCTTGCCTGGCTGACCGGTGTCGCACGCCGCGTGTTTGCACATCTTCTGCGCGAAGCGAACCGCGTCAAGCGTGGTGCCGGAAGCGACCATGTCTCGTGGGCCGAGGAAGACGATCAACGCGCTGCCCCAGCGCCGCAGGAGGCCGCAGTGCTCCTCGACCAGTTGCGACAGCGGGCGGTGACGCTCGGTCCCGCGCAGCGCGCTGCCGTGCTCGGTGTGATGAACGACCTTACCGTTTCCGAAATCGCCGAGCGTGGCGCCGTCAGCATTCAGTCCGTTTCCGCAGCCCTGAAGCTGGCGCGGTTGCGGCTCACCCATTTCGCATAA
- a CDS encoding ribonucleotide-diphosphate reductase subunit beta produces MPLLEARKTYKPFEYPWAYDYWKIQQQVHWLPEEVPLGEDCKDWAHKITDQERNLLTQIFRFFTQADVEVQDCYHEKYARVFKPTEIKMMLTSFSNMETVHIAAYSHLLDTIGMPESEYGAFLEYAALKDKHDYLQTFGVDNDEDIARTLAMFGGFTEGLQLFASFAMLMNFPRFNKMKGMGQIVSWSVRDESLHCEGIIKLFHTFVKERGCLTKAVKDDIADQCQTTVRLEDAFVDLAFEMGPVEGMTPTDIKRYIRFIADWRLKQLGLAPIYLIEDHPLPWLSALLNGVEHANFFEARATEYSKAATTGNWNDVWDRFDTRRLTRESENTELTKILS; encoded by the coding sequence ATGCCCCTTCTCGAAGCTCGCAAAACGTACAAGCCGTTCGAATATCCGTGGGCCTATGACTACTGGAAGATCCAGCAGCAGGTCCACTGGCTGCCGGAGGAAGTGCCACTCGGCGAAGACTGTAAGGACTGGGCGCACAAGATCACTGACCAAGAGCGCAACCTGCTCACCCAGATTTTCCGCTTCTTCACGCAGGCCGACGTCGAGGTGCAGGACTGCTACCACGAGAAGTACGCGCGGGTCTTCAAGCCGACCGAAATCAAGATGATGCTTACCTCGTTCTCCAACATGGAGACGGTGCATATCGCGGCCTATTCCCATCTGCTCGACACCATCGGCATGCCCGAGAGCGAATATGGCGCGTTCCTCGAATACGCAGCGCTCAAGGACAAGCACGACTACCTGCAGACCTTCGGCGTCGATAACGACGAGGATATTGCGCGCACTCTCGCGATGTTCGGCGGCTTCACCGAGGGGTTGCAGCTGTTCGCCAGCTTCGCGATGCTCATGAACTTCCCGCGCTTCAACAAGATGAAGGGCATGGGCCAGATTGTCTCATGGTCGGTGCGCGACGAATCGCTGCATTGCGAGGGCATCATCAAGCTGTTCCACACCTTCGTGAAGGAGCGCGGCTGTCTTACCAAGGCCGTGAAGGACGACATCGCCGACCAGTGTCAGACGACCGTCCGTCTCGAAGACGCTTTCGTCGACCTGGCCTTCGAGATGGGGCCGGTCGAGGGTATGACGCCGACCGATATCAAGCGGTATATCCGGTTCATCGCTGACTGGCGCCTGAAACAACTGGGGCTGGCGCCGATCTATCTCATTGAAGATCATCCTTTGCCCTGGCTCTCTGCCCTGCTCAACGGCGTGGAGCATGCGAACTTCTTCGAAGCCCGTGCGACCGAGTATTCCAAGGCCGCCACGACCGGCAACTGGAACGACGTGTGGGACCGGTTCGACACGCGCAGGTTGACCCGTGAATCGGAAAATACTGAGCTTACGAAAATCCTGAGTTGA
- a CDS encoding DUF2312 domain-containing protein, protein MSTIGHNGGEDSDDRLRLLIERVERLEEEKKGVSDDIKDVYNEAKAVGYDVKIMRNIVRLRKIKPDDRREQEMLTETYMAALGMI, encoded by the coding sequence ATGAGCACTATCGGACACAATGGCGGCGAGGATAGCGACGACCGTCTGCGCCTGCTGATCGAGCGCGTCGAGCGCTTGGAAGAAGAGAAGAAGGGTGTCTCGGACGACATCAAGGACGTCTACAACGAGGCCAAGGCTGTCGGCTACGACGTCAAGATCATGCGCAACATCGTTCGGCTCCGGAAGATCAAGCCCGACGATCGCCGCGAGCAGGAAATGCTCACCGAGACCTACATGGCTGCCCTGGGAATGATCTGA
- a CDS encoding MT-A70 family methyltransferase — protein sequence MTQVARISGGAFDGLRRNGYGFIMADPAWSWVNFSGKGAAPHRTEDEPYPTMTIEEMAALPVAEVAAKDCVLMMWVIGSHLDQAIQLGRDWGFAFKSDGFVWVKVGKHDPKVRPISMGKWVRKQTEYTLIFTKGKPSRLDAGVRQLFESDEHVIFAPRREHSRKPDDQYDRCERLAAGPYLELFARQQRLGWDTWGNETTKFGTTNFDDLLGDEFEALVG from the coding sequence ATGACTCAGGTCGCACGAATCAGCGGCGGTGCCTTCGATGGGCTGCGGCGGAATGGCTACGGCTTCATCATGGCCGACCCTGCCTGGTCGTGGGTCAACTTCTCGGGGAAAGGGGCAGCCCCTCACCGGACGGAAGATGAACCATACCCCACCATGACGATCGAAGAGATGGCCGCGCTGCCCGTCGCAGAGGTGGCGGCCAAGGACTGCGTTCTCATGATGTGGGTAATCGGCAGCCATCTAGACCAAGCGATCCAACTCGGTCGGGATTGGGGCTTCGCGTTCAAAAGCGACGGTTTCGTCTGGGTGAAGGTCGGTAAGCATGATCCAAAAGTGCGCCCGATCAGCATGGGCAAATGGGTCCGTAAGCAGACCGAATACACGCTGATCTTCACGAAGGGTAAGCCGTCACGCCTCGACGCTGGCGTCCGGCAGCTTTTCGAGAGCGACGAGCACGTGATCTTTGCTCCCCGCCGCGAGCACAGCCGCAAGCCTGACGACCAGTACGATCGGTGTGAACGCCTTGCCGCCGGCCCATACCTCGAACTTTTTGCGCGCCAACAGCGACTCGGTTGGGACACGTGGGGAAACGAGACGACCAAGTTTGGCACCACGAACTTCGACGACCTGCTCGGCGACGAGTTCGAGGCACTGGTTGGCTGA
- a CDS encoding helix-turn-helix domain-containing protein has protein sequence MEHAILQDIRRDEEIVELRSEVTRLRGLLFGGDAALEARLRLALNLTPGEAWILATLFKAGGRVVSMEQLAEGLPGHGEAERRGNGVHVRICRIRKKLPSTETIQTLRGLGFSITSEAIEFINHIC, from the coding sequence ATGGAACATGCTATTTTGCAAGACATCCGCCGTGATGAGGAGATCGTGGAACTTCGCAGTGAGGTTACCCGCCTGCGCGGCCTTCTTTTCGGAGGTGACGCCGCATTGGAAGCCCGGCTGCGACTCGCGCTGAACCTCACCCCAGGCGAGGCTTGGATTCTCGCAACGCTGTTCAAGGCCGGCGGTCGTGTCGTGTCGATGGAACAGCTGGCGGAAGGTCTTCCCGGTCACGGTGAAGCAGAGCGTCGGGGCAACGGAGTTCACGTTCGAATTTGCAGGATTCGGAAGAAACTGCCTTCGACAGAAACAATCCAGACACTTCGAGGGCTGGGTTTCTCAATTACTTCGGAAGCTATTGAATTTATTAATCATATTTGTTGA
- a CDS encoding HNH endonuclease → MFGKKRSAKSGIHPWCRPCNVEAARLKTPEAKAKKASYDRRYVAENRDRIQLREQDSYARKRSVRIAQVADWAKRNPAARRAIIRNYKARRRSQTEGGCTAAQLREWLEIQTFTCVWCAADCSDDYHVDHVVPLARGGEHALYNLAIACPVCNQRKSVKDPMRFALELQHERAVRSFLIGVALAA, encoded by the coding sequence ATGTTCGGCAAAAAGCGGTCAGCTAAGAGCGGCATTCACCCATGGTGCCGGCCCTGCAACGTTGAAGCAGCCCGTCTTAAAACTCCCGAAGCCAAGGCGAAGAAGGCGTCGTATGATCGCCGATACGTGGCTGAAAACAGGGACCGAATTCAGCTGCGCGAGCAAGACTCATACGCTCGGAAGCGGTCAGTCCGGATCGCCCAAGTGGCTGACTGGGCGAAGAGAAATCCTGCCGCCAGGCGGGCTATCATACGCAATTACAAGGCGCGGCGCCGGTCCCAAACTGAGGGTGGCTGCACGGCGGCTCAGCTTCGAGAGTGGCTTGAAATTCAGACATTTACGTGCGTCTGGTGCGCTGCTGACTGCTCGGATGATTACCATGTGGACCACGTTGTCCCATTGGCCCGTGGCGGCGAACATGCTCTCTACAATCTTGCGATTGCATGCCCGGTTTGCAATCAGCGGAAAAGTGTCAAAGACCCAATGAGGTTTGCACTGGAACTCCAGCACGAGCGCGCAGTTCGCTCCTTCCTCATCGGTGTTGCACTGGCCGCGTAA